One genomic region from Cucumis melo cultivar AY chromosome 9, USDA_Cmelo_AY_1.0, whole genome shotgun sequence encodes:
- the LOC103504575 gene encoding uncharacterized protein LOC103504575 isoform X1, producing MEEMERDIFGSNSYYTILGVCSDSSPEEIRSAYRRLAMRWHPDRWAGRRASPALLSEAKAKFQQIQQAYSVLSDQRKRAMYDAGFYDLDDDDEDVHDQLGMKQGFYDFMQEMVSLMAKVRNEDCKYNSLEELQTMLTEMAQSF from the exons ATGGAAGAAATGGAGCGGGATATTTTCGGGTCCAATTCTTATTACACCATTCTCGGAGTCTGTTCGGATTCTTCACCCGAAGAAATTCGTAGCGCTTATCGCCGCCTGGCAATG CGATGGCATCCAGATCGGTGGGCGGGAAGAAGGGCTTCCCCTGCTTTGTTGAGTGAAGCCAAAGCCAAATTCCAGCAGATTCAACAAGCTTATTCAG TTTTGTCGGACCAGAGGAAGAGAGCAATGTATGATGCTGGGTTCTATGATCTTGACGACGATGACGAAGATGTTCACGATCAG TTGGGTATGAAGCAGGGATTCTATGATTTTATGCAAGAAATGGTGTCACTTATGGCTAAAGTAAGGAATGAG gATTGCAAGTACAACAGCCTGGAGGAGCTGCAGACAATGCTGACGGAGATGGCCCAAAGCTTTTGA
- the LOC103504575 gene encoding uncharacterized protein LOC103504575 isoform X2 — translation MEEMERDIFGSNSYYTILGVCSDSSPEEIRSAYRRLAMRWHPDRWAGRRASPALLSEAKAKFQQIQQAYSVLSDQRKRAMYDAGFYDLDDDDEDVHDQGFYDFMQEMVSLMAKVRNEDCKYNSLEELQTMLTEMAQSF, via the exons ATGGAAGAAATGGAGCGGGATATTTTCGGGTCCAATTCTTATTACACCATTCTCGGAGTCTGTTCGGATTCTTCACCCGAAGAAATTCGTAGCGCTTATCGCCGCCTGGCAATG CGATGGCATCCAGATCGGTGGGCGGGAAGAAGGGCTTCCCCTGCTTTGTTGAGTGAAGCCAAAGCCAAATTCCAGCAGATTCAACAAGCTTATTCAG TTTTGTCGGACCAGAGGAAGAGAGCAATGTATGATGCTGGGTTCTATGATCTTGACGACGATGACGAAGATGTTCACGATCAG GGATTCTATGATTTTATGCAAGAAATGGTGTCACTTATGGCTAAAGTAAGGAATGAG gATTGCAAGTACAACAGCCTGGAGGAGCTGCAGACAATGCTGACGGAGATGGCCCAAAGCTTTTGA